In one Brassica oleracea var. oleracea cultivar TO1000 chromosome C9, BOL, whole genome shotgun sequence genomic region, the following are encoded:
- the LOC106314812 gene encoding uncharacterized protein LOC106314812: MIKKATSLFVVLIVALLLLSPLFSRQIEAISTKQTKHRKLGNGEEKEIRRNKLVIQLKAKVKRSNSRRGPQKKNPPKKPPCKPSTHPH; this comes from the exons ATGATAAAAAAGGCAACATCACTCTTCGTCGTTCTAATAGTTGCTTTGCTCCTTTTGTCTCCTCTCTTCTCCAGACAAATAGAAGCAATATCCACCAAACAAACAAAGCATCGAAAGCTCG GAAATGGAGAAGAAAAGGAAATTAGGAGGAATAAATTGGTTATCCAACTAAAAGCGAAAGTGAAGCGAAGCAACTCCAGAAGGGGACCCCAAAAGAAGAATCCTCCAAAGAAGCCACCTTGCAAGCCCTCGACTCATCCTCATTAA